The following coding sequences are from one Haploplasma axanthum window:
- a CDS encoding HAD family hydrolase produces MIKGVIFDLDGTLLDSVTDIMNSLNKILGKYDYELKNYQEVRSYLGNGAQKLVERSIPSEKDREVLNRIVSEYNDYYKKNSNIDTKPYDGIMELLEYLKNHNYKTAITSNKIQEGVTSLNNDTFKGLIDVAIGERVGLKLKPNPDMIYLALKELNLNADEVLYVGDTEVDLLTAQNAKLKSIAVTWGFRDYEVLADLNPNYIVNEPKEIINILKEV; encoded by the coding sequence ATGATTAAAGGTGTTATTTTTGATTTAGATGGAACGTTGTTAGATTCTGTTACAGATATTATGAATAGTCTTAACAAAATATTAGGAAAATATGATTATGAATTGAAAAATTATCAAGAAGTTCGTAGTTATTTAGGAAATGGTGCACAAAAATTAGTTGAAAGATCAATTCCAAGTGAAAAAGATAGAGAAGTTCTTAATCGTATTGTATCAGAGTATAATGATTACTATAAGAAAAACAGTAATATTGATACCAAACCTTATGATGGAATAATGGAATTATTGGAGTATTTAAAGAATCATAATTATAAGACAGCAATAACATCAAATAAAATCCAAGAAGGTGTTACAAGCCTTAATAATGATACTTTTAAAGGTTTGATTGATGTTGCTATTGGTGAAAGAGTTGGCTTAAAGCTTAAACCAAATCCTGACATGATCTATTTAGCTTTAAAAGAATTAAATTTAAATGCTGATGAAGTACTATATGTTGGTGATACTGAAGTTGATTTATTAACGGCCCAAAATGCAAAGCTAAAAAGTATTGCTGTAACTTGGGGATTTAGAGATTATGAAGTACTTGCTGATTTGAATCCTAATTACATTGTTAATGAACCAAAAGAGATTATTAATATCTTAAAAGAAGTCTAG
- a CDS encoding helix-turn-helix transcriptional regulator codes for MLINNRIKYYRNINKLTQKDLAERIGVRVATISDYETNKVIPNIENLIKITKVFKIKIDDLIEY; via the coding sequence ATGCTAATAAACAATCGAATAAAGTATTACCGTAATATTAATAAACTAACTCAAAAAGACTTAGCTGAAAGAATTGGGGTTAGAGTTGCAACCATAAGTGACTATGAAACTAATAAAGTAATTCCAAACATTGAGAATCTTATAAAAATAACAAAAGTTTTTAAAATAAAAATTGATGATTTAATTGAATATTAG
- a CDS encoding site-2 protease family protein, whose amino-acid sequence MKKLKTIFIVIITAAITGFMMSVLKHNGLWFKIISGFKSIPIYGYILLIPAFVFIAILIHELGHLISFVLNGIKIRALYVVVFVIKKDFNNKWKFEIHPKNIKLFGGLVVPNLSPIHNDQKYEETKIKFSKALIAGPNTSIGYLIFSVISFLTLWFFTNSYFWIGFLNLNLIVTALMTILIIVSSKLNTDELYGDYVAHEKFLKDDTFVLTQIIQYRGFSLIEPDQDDEYLYSKIEKHYLNKYPGYNIFDISLVSNYLNMYDFSNEENILDVIKKYNVSYLASSKHGLELAYEIAAFYYKIKDVAKAYELFKIVSDTNNTYVEKLKKDFLNKQYEHLLNIKDNINYLESNKEVIYTDIELLLPIINKEKMFEEVIETLPFAQYSCTVEFKEETEI is encoded by the coding sequence ATGAAAAAATTAAAGACAATCTTTATTGTCATAATCACTGCTGCAATAACTGGATTTATGATGAGTGTATTAAAGCATAATGGTTTATGGTTTAAAATCATTTCAGGTTTTAAATCAATTCCAATTTATGGTTACATACTTTTAATTCCAGCATTTGTGTTTATAGCTATCTTAATTCATGAGTTAGGACATTTAATAAGTTTTGTTCTAAATGGTATAAAAATAAGAGCACTGTATGTTGTTGTTTTTGTTATTAAAAAAGATTTTAATAATAAATGGAAGTTTGAAATTCATCCTAAAAATATTAAACTCTTTGGAGGCTTAGTAGTTCCTAATTTATCTCCAATCCATAATGATCAAAAATATGAAGAAACAAAAATAAAGTTTTCGAAAGCTTTGATTGCTGGACCAAACACAAGTATCGGATATTTGATTTTTTCAGTTATAAGTTTTTTAACACTTTGGTTTTTTACTAATTCATACTTTTGGATAGGTTTCTTAAATCTTAATTTGATTGTTACAGCATTAATGACAATATTAATAATAGTTTCATCAAAACTTAATACTGATGAATTATATGGTGATTATGTAGCACATGAAAAGTTTTTAAAAGATGATACTTTTGTTCTTACGCAAATAATTCAATATCGAGGTTTTTCTTTAATAGAACCAGATCAAGATGATGAATATTTATATTCTAAAATTGAAAAACATTATTTAAACAAATATCCTGGATATAATATCTTTGATATTTCATTAGTATCAAATTATCTTAATATGTATGACTTTAGTAATGAAGAAAATATTCTTGATGTGATAAAAAAATATAACGTTAGTTATTTAGCAAGTAGTAAACACGGGTTAGAACTAGCATATGAAATTGCTGCTTTTTATTATAAGATTAAAGATGTAGCAAAAGCTTATGAGTTATTTAAAATAGTTAGTGATACAAATAATACGTATGTTGAAAAGTTAAAAAAAGATTTTTTAAATAAACAATATGAGCATTTATTAAATATTAAAGATAATATAAATTATTTAGAAAGTAATAAAGAAGTGATATATACTGATATTGAACTGTTACTTCCAATCATTAATAAAGAAAAGATGTTTGAAGAAGTAATTGAAACACTACCATTTGCTCAATATTCATGTACAGTTGAGTTTAAAGAAGAAACAGAAATTTAA
- a CDS encoding putative ABC transporter permease: MQTFIGYLALFMIGSFMGWILEVFFRRFFSAKKWINPGFLTGPWLPLYGAGIVILYLIGLINISWWVQVIIITVTMTLIEYLTGLIFIKGMGIKLWDYSNMKGNIQGIICPLFTIIWGVIGTVFLFLLKDPIEVFLNTLVSSNLSYIFDFFIGIWFGILIVDVLHSINIANKIRSVVKVSKQTIVYEKFKSFVGNQREKKKNFIIPIKASENIKSNVSKFLTSLKDSLLINPKKDNNKETKK, from the coding sequence ATGCAAACATTCATCGGTTATCTTGCACTTTTTATGATTGGTTCATTTATGGGATGGATTCTTGAAGTATTCTTCAGAAGATTTTTCAGTGCTAAAAAATGGATTAATCCTGGTTTTTTAACTGGTCCTTGGCTACCTTTATATGGGGCTGGAATTGTGATTTTATACTTAATTGGTTTAATAAACATTTCATGGTGGGTACAAGTTATAATTATCACTGTAACAATGACTTTAATTGAATATCTTACAGGTTTAATTTTTATAAAAGGAATGGGGATAAAACTTTGGGATTATTCAAATATGAAAGGAAATATTCAAGGGATAATTTGCCCATTATTTACTATTATTTGGGGAGTTATTGGAACAGTGTTTCTTTTTCTTTTAAAAGACCCTATAGAAGTGTTTTTAAATACTTTAGTGTCTTCAAATCTATCTTACATTTTTGATTTTTTCATTGGAATATGGTTTGGAATATTAATTGTCGATGTACTTCACAGTATTAATATTGCTAATAAAATTAGAAGTGTTGTTAAAGTTAGTAAACAAACTATTGTGTATGAAAAGTTTAAATCCTTTGTTGGTAATCAAAGAGAAAAAAAGAAAAACTTCATTATCCCAATTAAAGCATCCGAAAACATTAAATCTAATGTTTCAAAATTCCTTACTTCATTAAAAGACTCATTACTTATCAATCCAAAAAAAGATAATAATAAAGAAACTAAAAAATAA
- a CDS encoding cold-shock protein: MTGKVKWFDADKGYGFISSDEGKDIFVHFSAIKSEGFKTLAEGDQVEFEVTSGDRGQQAANVVKL; the protein is encoded by the coding sequence ATGACAGGAAAAGTAAAATGGTTTGATGCTGATAAAGGATATGGATTTATTTCATCAGATGAAGGAAAAGATATTTTTGTACACTTCAGCGCAATTAAGAGCGAAGGGTTCAAAACATTAGCTGAAGGCGACCAAGTAGAATTTGAAGTTACAAGCGGTGACCGTGGACAACAAGCGGCAAACGTTGTAAAATTATAA